In Festucalex cinctus isolate MCC-2025b chromosome 5, RoL_Fcin_1.0, whole genome shotgun sequence, a single genomic region encodes these proteins:
- the mrps27 gene encoding small ribosomal subunit protein mS27: MAASVWRACMTAAVKVKRLSPSVLARRWLLSAAYSDTTLWEAREKDPQNLALLASNMDRTYEKNLPVSSLTVSQFVDNISSREEVDQAEYYLYKFRHSPNCWYLRDWTVHSWVRQCLKYGARDKALHTLQNKVQYGIFPDNFTFNLLIDSYLKDEDFKSASSVVEEVMLQEAFDLPSTQILSLYTLASYLATRPQLTVSQERALGASLLICGLKQDNSVGLTARFLGNLLLGKVEMQKGIHAVFKGMPLFWERGYMSRALAVMESVAASADDVKLAKDSLAFLEDVLHGLSSTSSDSSDSSGEESAGEEEQKEEVDEDDQAEREKISEYDSKFKEMASQLESQGKIDASDFGTLATALAQQLLPSVERPDLDQYETVLGAWEAERRQLIQREQESRRKAEEERQERLAAKAALQQQA, translated from the exons ATGGCAGCCTCCGTCTGGAGAGCCTGCATGACtgctgctgtcaaagttaaacgtTTGTCTCCGTCTGTGTTAG CCAGAAGATGGTTACTTTCAGCAGCATATTCAGACACCACGTTGTGGGAGGCAAGAGAAAAGGATCCTCAGAATTTGG ctTTGCTGGCCAGCAACATGGACAGGACATATGAGAAGAATCTTCCTGTTAGCTCCCTGACTGTATCACAG TTTGTAGACAATATATCATCTCGAGAGGAGGTGGATCAAGCCGAGTACTACCTTTACAA GTTCCGTCACAGTCCAAATTGTTGGTACCTTCGAGACTGGACTGTTCACAGCTGGGTCAGGCAGTGTCTGAAATACGGCGCCAGAGACAAGGCCCTGCACACGCTTCAAAACAAA GTCCAGTATGGAATCTTCCCTGACAACTTTACCTTCAACCTACTCATTGATTCTTACCTGAAGGATGAGGACTTCAAGA GCGCATCGTCCGTGGTGGAGGAGGTGATGCTCCAGGAGGCCTTTGACCTCCCGTCCACGCAGATCCTCTCTCTGTACACTCTGGCCAGTTACCTAGCAACCAGACCTCAACTCACC GTGTCGCAGGAGCGAGCGCTGGGAGCGTCGTTGCTGATCTGCGGCCTCAAGCAAGACAACAGCGTAGGCCTCACTGCTCGCTTCCTGGGAAACCTTCTTCTAG GCAAGGTGGAGATGCAGAAGGGCATCCATGCTGTGTTCAAAGGCATGCCCCTCTTCTGGGAGCGAGGATATATGAGTCGAGCGCTGGCTGTCATGGAGAGTGTTGCTGCCTCCGCCGATGACGTCAAACTGGCCAAAGATTCT TTGGCTTTTCTCGAGGACGTGCTGCACGGGCTGTCCTCCACCTCGTCCGACTCGTCTGATTCGTCCGGCGAGGAGTCGGCAGGGGAGgaagaacaaaaagaagaagttgATGAAGATGACCAGGCGGAGAGGGAAAAGATTTCTGAATATGACAGCAAATTCAAG GAGATGGCCAGCCAGCTGGAGAGTCAGGGCAAAATCGACGCGTCCGACTTCGGGACGTTGGCGACTGCTCTAGCCCAACAGCTGCTGCCCTCAGTTGAGAGACCAGACCTGGATCAGTACGAGACTGTGCTGGGGGCGTGGGAGGCCGAGAGGAGGCAGCTGATCCAGAGGGAGCAGGAGAGCAGGAGGAAGGCCGAAGAGGAGAGGCAGGAGCGACTCGCTGCCAAGGCGGCACTGCAGCAGCAGGCTTAA